Part of the Cherax quadricarinatus isolate ZL_2023a chromosome 4, ASM3850222v1, whole genome shotgun sequence genome, GCTGGGTCATGCTACCACGTGGTGGCATTGAGAATCATTCCGAACTTTGAAAAATTCTGAAATTTGAAACAATACTGGCCCCAAGGGTTTtggataaagggatgtggacctgtacCTATTAAAGGAAATACAGGAAATGACATAACTAATACAGCAGTTgataattatacccattcttcatttataataataatatctttatttactataagtacatgtacatggtatacaggcctagctgacaacaatgacacctaccatccgacttacgacctgctcgacatatgacaactcgacttacgaccgtgttttttatgccaaatttctgggaaataaacaagtgtttgtgttgtacacagtgtttatcccaaaccttacagtataaaatacagtactaacagcataaaaagtaaagtaaaacatgaaataccaaaataaaacaataaaataaagtcattacaaaaatgttatgttgatattcagtagtaaagttcgacttacgtccatttcgacttacgaccggtttctcggaaccgaactcggtcgtaagtcggatggtaggtgtaccacTATATGCTactgttatgctccgcatgtcgggcaaattaggtcagtgtcccaggacgcgacccacaccagtcgactaacacccaggtacccattttactgatggggaacatagacaacaggtggaaagaaacacacccaacgtttctactctggctgggaatcgaacccaggccctcgccgtgtgaagtgagagcattagccaccaggccaccagagcccctgacttcctacaataaatatattcaccactcactataagctaaggatgaaaatattttaaggaagttatgtgtgtactgtatatgcattttttaggcctagctcatttaatatatgatagtgtaaacatgttatcagcatttgaaagtgaaaaaaatgctgtttcactttacatcgattttcactttacagcagtagcccagaatctaacctgctgtataagcagagccCTCCTGTAGTTTAAAAATTACCAACATGAGAACAAATGAATAAAATTAATAACAATTTAATAAAATTAGGTAGATGTTCCTGACAACCTTCCatgctattacctggagtttacctggagagagttccgggggtcaacgcccccgcggcccggtctgtgaccaggcctcctggtggatcagagcctgatcaaccaggctgttgctgctggctgcacgcaaaccaacgtacgagccacagcccggctgatcaggaactgactttaggtgcttgtccagtgccagcttgaagactgccaggggtctgttggtaatcccccttatgtgtgctgggaggcagttgaacagtctgggcccctgacacttattgtatggtctcttaacgtgctagtgacacccctgcttttcattggggggatggtgcatcgtctgccaagtcttttgctttcgtagtgagtgattttcgtgtgcaagttcggtactagtccctctaggattttccaggtgtatataatcatgtatctctccctcctgcattccagggaatacaggtttaggaacctcaagcgctcccaataattgaggtgttttatctccgttatgcgtgccgtgaaagttctctgtgaaAGTTTATCTGGTGAAAGTTTATCCAATATTTTCCTAGATATTTAACCTAAGGTTATTCAAGAAATTTTTTCCCCTCTCATGTGAATTTACTCCTttctatacaaaaaaaaaaaaaaaaaaattaggtacaaaaattttttttctagTTACCTTTGCATCATGTTTGAGCCCTGCTTCCTGGTCCTCACACTCTACCAGCAGGTACCAGTAAAGGTAATTAGCCAGTGTTGGGTTTCTTGTTGCACGGTGAATTAGAAAAGATGCAAGATCCAGCTCTGCATCCATTTCTGCTAATTCTGGAAGCACACTAGAATCAGGAGCTGTAGCTGAAGGATCTGAACTATCTGGCTCTGCCAAGAGAGAGGAAGATGGTGatctctggatggttgctgcttcactctcttctAGAGATGATGAGATAGACTGTGTAAGGTCACCCCCTGTGGAGCCTGTAGATTCACACAGCTTCACCTGCATAGAATCATCAGGAGACCTTTCTTCAGTATGACATGTGTCAGCACTTGTATCATTTGCTGATGAATAATGTGAGACATCACATAGGCTCATGTCAACATTATCTAATGCCTCATATTTAAGTGCCTGGACAAGCTGCAGTAGATACAGTAAAAGATCTTCGTCAGATGCTATACTCAGACGCTCAACAGCATAGCGACGAACATCAGGATGAGTAAAGCCTGGACCTAGTAACTCTAATGCATCATCTGCATCTGGTGGAACCCAGCGACCCAGCAACTCAATGGCTTGTTTTGCTTCCCCTGAGAGTTTCCAATTGACACATTTGAGGAACTTTGTCAATACTTTCTTCTGAGTACTCAAGTAGAAACGATATTTCCACACCATGTCTTGTTCATCGCTAGTCAGCTGTTTCGTAGGTGGATATTCCATGATTGTGTGGAGGTTGTCCCGGATAGTTGCATTTGGCTTCAAATCTCTGTCAGTTACACCAGATCGTAAAGATCGTGCCAATCTGTGATGCTTGGCTTCCTGAAGGTTCTCCAGTTCAATCTCGGGATCTGGGATTCGAACCATATTTCCAAATGTGCGATGCTCATACTCTATGTCTCCGCCACGCTCCCACCACACTATAGAGTAGATGACCCCCTCGTGCTCCACTCGTGGAAATTCTACTATCAAGTACATTGAGTTGGAGGAGCGCTTCTCCTGCTCATTAATTAATTCAATCTCACGGAAAGTAAGACGGTCTAGCCAATCTACCTTCATCATTTGCCCGTTACGGTGCTTCTTGGCAAGCTTTGCAAGGCGTTGCATCTGATCCTTACCATGGTCTTGCCCTTTCCCTGGGGTCAGAATGTGGTCAGCAATGCGATTTGGCCACACGCGCAAGTCGTGAATGCCCTGCCGAAATACCCCATGTTTCCCGAAAAAAGATATGGTAGTGCCGCCGATGGGTTCATTTCTTCGAGGGCCATAGGTGTCATAAATGGTGAGTGCCAGAACCGCATTTCGAGGCAAATCACTAAACCTTAGTGGTAAGGTCAACCACTCATTCCAGTTCCAGCGGGCGGAGAAAGGCTTGTATGAGGTACGCACAGGGAGGGTGAGTTCTCGGTCGTCAGAATACACCTGACAAGAAACATAAAGATCAGAGCAGCCGGGCTGGTAGAGCCCAGAGTACTTGAGCAATGGATTTTTCAAGAGAGCCTCGTAGTTAGGCTTCTCCCTCTTCCCATCCAAGGTGCCAATTTTCACCTGAATGCCGACATCTAAGTCACAGCTGTGCACGTACCAGAACTTGTCACTGTCAGGTTCCATTTCTGCGCTCAAATGGCACTAAGAGAGGAATTTAAAGGGGAATTCATGCTGCACACTCAAGAGTATGACCAGTGAGATGTAAACAACACctacagcaccagctgctgctgctgctgctcctgctgggaTAAACTCTTCTTCTCAGAGATAATATTTTAACCCGCTGTAGTGActacaatacaatttttatttctttgcaaaggttacaatgtgtgatttacattttataagctgctgttaagtacaaagaaggccactaacaCGCCTGAGGATTTCGGGTAGACAGACTCTAATTGATAAACTAATGGGTTagagcccttgtggtttagcgcttctttttgataataataataataataataataataataataataataataataataataataataaactaatgGGTGATAAACGATGAATGACTATTCATGGTGATGACTGATCATGGTGATTGATGACAATGACTGATGATAATTAGTAagcttatttaggcacaggtacacataagtacaattaacaTACATAGCGTAAATTACCTAgggctctggtggctaaagctttcgcttcacacggcgaggttctgggttcaaattcaaattcaaattcaaggtttattctctataaggattacaatgctgagtttacagaagataagataagatttcgttcggatttttaaccccggagggttagccacccaggataacccaagaaagtcagtgcatcatcgaggactgtctaacttatttccattggggtccttaatcttgtcccccaggatgcgacccacaccagtcgactaacacccaggtacctatttgctgctaggtgaacaggacaacaggtgtaaggaaacgtgtcgaaattgtttccacccgccgggaatcgaacccgggccctccgtgtgtgaagcgggagctttagccaccgggccactctacagaatttggttattatgtggtttacatgtagtaaaataataattacagagtgtaccactagagcaCCTAGcttggctaggcatttcgggcagacttagattaattcttaaatttaaaatattacaaattatgaggtaagttggtattatggctaagtgactaaatactagtttgtgagtttagcaatgtgaatgcttttgttttggcacagtgcatagtttcagtactggagtatcacaggccaacttatgactagttaggattcattattttaagattgagattgatgtttctgtttatggtcaaatgggtgagtgagtgtgtgaaccaccaggtggtattcgtgtagttagttgacggggtgtatctgtgagataagatgttttctgatggtagttttg contains:
- the Pi3K59F gene encoding phosphatidylinositol 3-kinase catalytic subunit type 3; the protein is MEPDSDKFWYVHSCDLDVGIQVKIGTLDGKREKPNYEALLKNPLLKYSGLYQPGCSDLYVSCQVYSDDRELTLPVRTSYKPFSARWNWNEWLTLPLRFSDLPRNAVLALTIYDTYGPRRNEPIGGTTISFFGKHGVFRQGIHDLRVWPNRIADHILTPGKGQDHGKDQMQRLAKLAKKHRNGQMMKVDWLDRLTFREIELINEQEKRSSNSMYLIVEFPRVEHEGVIYSIVWWERGGDIEYEHRTFGNMVRIPDPEIELENLQEAKHHRLARSLRSGVTDRDLKPNATIRDNLHTIMEYPPTKQLTSDEQDMVWKYRFYLSTQKKVLTKFLKCVNWKLSGEAKQAIELLGRWVPPDADDALELLGPGFTHPDVRRYAVERLSIASDEDLLLYLLQLVQALKYEALDNVDMSLCDVSHYSSANDTSADTCHTEERSPDDSMQVKLCESTGSTGGDLTQSISSSLEESEAATIQRSPSSSLLAEPDSSDPSATAPDSSVLPELAEMDAELDLASFLIHRATRNPTLANYLYWYLLVECEDQEAGLKHDAKVREMYMWVLQRFKLALQQGSREARASRCMLTRQHHFIDQLVALVKTVARESGNRMRKIEKLQTLLADSENFKINFANFDHLALPLDCEVIVTGIVPERATLFKSALEPFRLTFNTVSGGEYIAIFKHGDDLRQDQLIIQIITLMDRLLRRENLDLRLTPYKVLATSSKHGFVQFIESYAVADVLRTEGGIQSFFRKHAPSETGPYGIAAEVMDTYIKSCAGYCVITYLLGIGDRHLDNLLLTRNGNLFHIDFGYILGRDPKPLPPPMKLSKEMVEGMGGAQSEHYHEFRKLCYTAFHQLRRHANLILNLFSLMVDANVPDIALEPDKTVKKVEDKFRLDLSDEEAVSYMQGLIDDSVNAVVAVVVEQLHKFAQYIRK